One window of Candidatus Regiella endosymbiont of Tuberolachnus salignus genomic DNA carries:
- a CDS encoding IS3 family transposase, whose protein sequence is MREQKKTYPVRLLCYVMKVSRSAFYEWAGKSHQVIASALTALEQEAVRLFIDHKKTLGSRRLKVKINELGFSVGRYKVRSLMKKLALFARYPKRHKITTDSAHNHSIVPNLLAREFTVTQREEVWTTDITYVWTYEGWMYLAVVMDLYSRQIIGWAMAAHMKTALCVQALQMAYWRRKPPKGLLHHSDRGSQYTRHQYRAHLQVMGVQASMSGKGQCWDNAPTERFFRSLKYEYLNYEILKTRNDAKLGGLDYLAYYNSRRPHSLLAYFSPMEFERIPVINLS, encoded by the coding sequence ATTCGTGAGCAAAAGAAGACCTACCCCGTGCGCTTGCTCTGTTATGTGATGAAAGTCAGTCGTAGTGCGTTTTATGAGTGGGCAGGAAAATCACATCAGGTAATCGCTTCTGCCTTGACGGCGCTGGAGCAAGAGGCGGTTAGACTATTTATAGACCATAAAAAGACGCTGGGTTCTAGAAGGTTAAAGGTAAAAATTAATGAATTAGGATTTTCAGTGGGTCGCTACAAAGTACGAAGCCTCATGAAAAAATTAGCGTTATTTGCCCGTTATCCAAAACGCCATAAGATAACAACGGACAGCGCTCATAATCATTCTATCGTACCCAACCTGTTGGCGCGGGAATTTACCGTTACTCAGAGAGAGGAGGTATGGACAACGGATATCACCTATGTTTGGACTTATGAAGGCTGGATGTATTTAGCGGTGGTGATGGACTTATACTCGCGCCAAATAATCGGTTGGGCAATGGCAGCCCACATGAAGACAGCACTGTGTGTACAAGCTCTCCAGATGGCTTACTGGCGCAGAAAACCTCCAAAAGGGTTGCTCCATCACTCAGATAGAGGCAGCCAATATACCCGCCATCAGTATCGTGCCCATTTGCAAGTGATGGGTGTGCAAGCCAGTATGAGTGGTAAAGGGCAATGTTGGGATAACGCACCAACAGAACGTTTTTTTCGGAGCTTGAAATATGAATACTTGAATTATGAAATACTTAAAACCCGTAATGATGCCAAGTTAGGGGGGCTGGATTATTTAGCCTATTACAATAGTAGAAGACCACATAGTCTACTCGCTTATTTTTCACCCATGGAATTTGAGCGTATACCTGTAATCAATTTGTCTTAA
- a CDS encoding type II toxin-antitoxin system HigB family toxin: protein MHILSKKALETFWLKHSVAKSPLEVWYRLVSTSRFDTFTDVKKTFNSADYFCPYTIFDVGGNNFRVITIIHYNRQKLYIREVFTHAEYNRWNKTHRRNKL from the coding sequence ATGCATATTCTTTCTAAGAAAGCGCTTGAAACCTTCTGGTTAAAGCATTCTGTCGCTAAATCGCCTTTAGAAGTTTGGTACCGGCTGGTTAGTACGTCCAGATTTGATACGTTTACTGATGTAAAAAAAACTTTTAATTCAGCTGATTACTTTTGTCCCTATACAATATTTGATGTAGGTGGAAATAATTTTCGGGTCATTACTATTATTCATTACAATCGGCAAAAACTTTATATTCGTGAAGTCTTTACTCATGCTGAATATAACCGTTGGAATAAGACACACAGGAGGAATAAATTATGA
- a CDS encoding helix-turn-helix domain-containing protein — protein sequence MSAATINPTVIGSAWKAFQDLLPVKLGTIQSNTQYKQVISLMNSLLDVVGDNENHALADFLDLVSQLVEDYESTLHLIPDASSHEVLRFVMEQNGLNQTDLAEEIGGQSVVSDILNEKRRINVRQAKLLAVRFGVSPAAFL from the coding sequence ATGAGCGCAGCCACGATTAATCCCACTGTTATTGGGTCTGCTTGGAAAGCTTTTCAAGATTTGTTACCTGTGAAACTAGGTACGATCCAGAGTAATACACAATATAAACAGGTTATCAGCTTAATGAACAGTCTGCTTGATGTTGTTGGCGACAATGAAAACCATGCACTGGCAGATTTTCTCGATCTTGTCAGTCAGCTTGTGGAGGACTATGAGAGTACTTTGCATTTGATCCCTGATGCATCCTCACATGAAGTGCTACGTTTTGTTATGGAACAAAATGGTCTGAATCAGACTGATTTAGCGGAAGAAATAGGGGGGCAGTCTGTGGTTAGCGACATCCTTAACGAGAAGAGGCGTATCAATGTGCGGCAGGCTAAATTGCTTGCGGTTCGGTTCGGTGTATCGCCTGCCGCTTTTCTGTAA
- a CDS encoding helix-turn-helix transcriptional regulator, with the protein MRIFDLTNVSEFHQVFPELTQAQFETAMLFCLGLSQGEIAHLRSVSYSTIKQTLEDIKVKLDFYSINNLLAVFQIRLFIFVLTRCTIEHRTK; encoded by the coding sequence ATGAGAATTTTTGACTTAACTAACGTCTCTGAATTTCATCAGGTGTTCCCTGAATTAACACAAGCACAATTTGAAACAGCAATGTTGTTTTGTCTTGGTTTATCTCAAGGTGAAATTGCTCATTTACGTTCTGTTAGCTATTCAACGATAAAACAAACACTAGAAGACATCAAAGTTAAGTTAGATTTTTATTCAATCAATAACTTACTGGCAGTATTTCAAATTCGTTTGTTTATTTTCGTTCTCACAAGATGCACTATCGAACACAGAACAAAGTAA
- a CDS encoding thioesterase domain-containing protein translates to MLPFAVQSEGSYRLVGWSLGGVVAYEIAMQLIGENQYVEFLGLLDTFCPNHNTLRKHQWRSKHTLLNDCLLASCEEFYERRQNTNSKQAGLSDGAPSKQKYESLNELKEKIDQLNFDALLKKCRELSLLPWYFVDRSDTEIQQYIARLLAHEEALTHYSVFPLPIPIHLFIAQDKPINKEGDIESSSPLLNWDKVLPIEKIHVIPVPGDHLSMMDVHVSSLGQAVTQAINQPPPSPLVRTNALFGQDVSL, encoded by the coding sequence TTGCTCCCATTCGCTGTTCAGTCTGAAGGGTCTTATCGGCTCGTCGGTTGGTCTTTGGGTGGTGTTGTGGCTTATGAAATTGCCATGCAACTTATTGGCGAAAACCAGTATGTTGAGTTTCTTGGCTTACTTGATACCTTTTGTCCTAATCATAATACGCTTAGAAAACATCAATGGCGCTCAAAGCATACATTACTAAACGATTGTCTACTTGCGTCATGCGAAGAGTTTTATGAAAGACGACAAAACACAAACAGTAAGCAGGCTGGCTTGTCAGATGGAGCACCTTCCAAACAAAAATATGAAAGCCTTAACGAATTGAAAGAAAAGATTGACCAGCTCAATTTCGATGCACTGCTTAAAAAGTGTCGCGAATTAAGCTTATTGCCCTGGTATTTTGTTGATCGTTCTGATACAGAAATTCAGCAATATATTGCGCGTTTGTTAGCACATGAAGAAGCACTGACACATTATTCAGTTTTTCCACTACCCATCCCGATCCATCTTTTTATCGCACAAGATAAACCGATAAATAAGGAAGGTGATATAGAGTCCAGTAGTCCTTTACTAAATTGGGATAAGGTTTTACCGATTGAAAAAATACATGTTATTCCTGTCCCTGGCGACCATCTGTCTATGATGGATGTGCATGTGTCATCCCTTGGTCAAGCTGTCACTCAGGCAATTAACCAGCCCCCTCCGTCACCTTTAGTAAGGACAAACGCCTTGTTTGGGCAGGACGTAAGCCTGTAA
- a CDS encoding IS5 family transposase (programmed frameshift) produces MKYEVIKVLEEEKFRRLTGVKRSTFEKMIKILNEADKSKQGKGGRKPKLSLEDRLLMALEYIREYRTYFHVSQSYGVSENTCYETIKWIENTLIKHPDFALPGRKALLKSDREYELVLIDATETPIERPPKKQKQFYSGKKKRHTLKTQVLVDKKSKAVICTSFTNGRRHDFRLFKESGVRIHPDIKTVTDTGYQGLGKIHSNSALPKKKTKKNPLTKEDKRNNRALSSQRVLNEHVIGMIKRFKIVSDRYRNRRKRFGLRFNLIAAIYNMEIR; encoded by the exons ATGAAATATGAAGTAATAAAAGTACTGGAAGAGGAAAAATTTCGTCGCTTAACGGGTGTTAAACGCAGTACATTTGAAAAGATGATAAAGATATTGAATGAAGCAGATAAGAGTAAGCAAGGGAAGGGAGGTCGGAAACCCAAGCTGAGTTTAGAAGATCGCTTATTAATGGCACTGGAGTATATACGAGAATATCGCACTTACTTTCATGTCAGCCAAAGCTATGGCGTGAGTGAGAACACATGCTATGAAACGATTAAATGGATAGAGAATACGTTAATAAAGCATCCTGATTTTGCCCTACCTGGACGCAAAGCTTTATTAAAAAGTGATAGGGAGTATGAGCTGGTTCTTATTGATGCCACAGAAACGCCGATTGAACGTCCCC CAAAAAAACAAAAGCAGTTTTACTCAGGAAAAAAGAAACGACACACCTTAAAAACACAAGTGCTCGTTGATAAAAAAAGTAAAGCAGTCATCTGTACAAGCTTTACGAATGGGAGGCGCCATGATTTTAGGTTGTTCAAGGAGTCTGGTGTGCGAATACATCCTGACATCAAAACAGTTACCGATACAGGTTACCAAGGGCTTGGCAAGATTCATTCAAACTCGGCGTTGCCTAAGAAAAAGACAAAGAAAAATCCCTTAACAAAAGAAGATAAACGCAACAATCGTGCGTTATCAAGCCAGCGTGTATTAAACGAACATGTCATTGGTATGATTAAAAGATTTAAAATTGTATCAGACCGTTATCGAAACAGGCGAAAACGTTTTGGATTAAGATTTAATCTGATTGCTGCAATTTATAATATGGAAATTAGATAA
- a CDS encoding transposase: MNNKIKQAKYSLDFKQDAANLVMEKEYTCQQAAASLGVSLSAIRRWVKAEKGTLSRAGSEQASLSLAEREELIRLRKERNNLLMEREILKKAAVFFAKENG; the protein is encoded by the coding sequence ATGAACAATAAAATTAAGCAAGCGAAATACAGTCTGGATTTTAAACAAGACGCCGCAAATTTAGTCATGGAAAAAGAATATACCTGCCAACAGGCGGCAGCCAGTTTGGGTGTTTCGTTAAGTGCGATAAGACGCTGGGTCAAAGCTGAAAAGGGAACCCTATCCCGCGCAGGCTCTGAGCAAGCGAGTCTGAGTCTGGCCGAGCGTGAAGAATTAATTCGCCTGCGCAAAGAGCGCAATAACTTATTGATGGAGCGTGAAATTTTAAAAAAAGCGGCGGTCTTCTTTGCGAAAGAAAACGGATAA
- a CDS encoding IS3 family transposase, giving the protein MREQKKTYPVRLLCRVMKVSRSAFYEWKRKSPQVTSPAMMALERTTVRIFNEHKQTLGSRRLKLKLNLAGFQVGRFKTRRLMASLSLIARYPKRYRVTTDSQHNHTIAPNLLDRQFTVNTPNKVWTTDITYIRTYQGWQYLAIVMDLYSRQIVGWTLAAHMRTELCLAALQMAYWRRKPNKGLIHHSDRGSQYTCREYGQHLSVRGMQASHSRKGQCWDNAPTERFFRSLKYEYLHYEVLKGHHDANLSVLDYLAYYNSKRPHSVLGYLSPMEFERIPLIKVS; this is encoded by the coding sequence ATTCGTGAGCAAAAGAAGACCTATCCAGTGCGCTTGTTATGTCGTGTGATGAAGGTCAGTCGCAGTGCTTTTTATGAATGGAAAAGAAAGTCCCCTCAGGTAACCTCTCCAGCCATGATGGCATTGGAGCGGACGACGGTTAGAATATTTAATGAGCATAAACAAACACTGGGTTCACGCAGGTTGAAACTGAAATTAAATCTGGCAGGCTTTCAGGTCGGTCGCTTTAAAACACGTCGTTTAATGGCTTCGCTATCATTAATCGCCCGTTATCCGAAGCGTTACCGGGTGACAACAGACAGTCAGCATAACCACACGATTGCCCCCAATCTGCTGGATCGGCAATTTACCGTGAACACACCCAATAAGGTGTGGACAACTGATATCACCTACATCCGTACCTATCAGGGTTGGCAGTATCTCGCTATCGTAATGGATTTATACTCACGCCAAATAGTTGGCTGGACCCTGGCAGCGCATATGCGGACTGAGCTCTGTTTAGCGGCTCTACAAATGGCGTATTGGCGTAGAAAACCCAATAAGGGGCTAATTCACCACTCAGATAGAGGCAGTCAGTACACCTGTCGTGAATACGGGCAGCATCTGTCGGTTAGGGGCATGCAGGCAAGCCACAGTAGAAAAGGCCAGTGCTGGGATAATGCCCCCACAGAGCGCTTCTTCCGCAGTCTGAAATATGAATATTTGCACTACGAAGTGCTGAAGGGGCACCATGATGCCAACCTAAGTGTGTTGGACTATTTGGCTTATTACAATAGTAAACGTCCCCACAGTGTACTGGGATATCTTTCTCCCATGGAGTTTGAGCGAATACCATTAATCAAGGTGTCTTAA
- the istA gene encoding IS21 family transposase, which yields MLRREDHYMIKQRHQQGAFIVDIAHQIGCSEKTVRRHISYPAPPTAKRGKKQVAKLEPFKDYIDSRLSEQVWNAAVIFEEIREKGYRGGSAMLRRYIHPKRPLRASKNTVRFETLPGYQLQHDWGEIIVEVAGSACTVNFAVNTLGFSRRFHVFAAPKQDAEHTYESLVRSFNYFGGSVKNVLVDNQKAAVIKHGQNGHIEFNAGFLQLANHYGFSPRACKPYRPQTKGKTERMVGYVKHNFFTRYRQFESFAHVNQLLAMWLAKVADQRHLRQFKQTPENRFAEEKIALMPLPATDFDTSYFDLRQVAWDSYIDVRGNRYSVPSFWCGRAVNIRIGLDNTLRIYGDEQLLATHLLQEVTQGWQKVPEHHQALWQQVNRVASRSLSVYEELL from the coding sequence ATGCTAAGAAGAGAGGACCACTACATGATAAAACAACGCCATCAACAGGGGGCATTTATTGTTGATATTGCCCATCAGATAGGGTGTTCAGAAAAAACGGTGAGACGGCACATTAGCTATCCTGCGCCGCCAACAGCAAAACGCGGTAAAAAACAGGTTGCTAAACTCGAGCCCTTTAAAGACTACATCGATTCAAGGTTGAGTGAACAGGTTTGGAATGCGGCGGTTATTTTTGAGGAAATCCGTGAAAAAGGCTACCGGGGTGGGAGTGCGATGCTCCGACGTTATATACATCCCAAACGTCCGCTCAGGGCCTCGAAAAACACGGTACGCTTTGAAACCCTCCCCGGTTATCAACTTCAACACGATTGGGGAGAAATCATCGTTGAGGTGGCAGGCTCTGCCTGTACGGTTAATTTTGCCGTTAATACGCTCGGTTTTTCGCGTCGCTTTCATGTCTTTGCTGCCCCTAAGCAAGATGCTGAGCACACGTATGAATCGCTGGTTCGCAGCTTCAATTACTTCGGTGGCAGCGTAAAAAATGTCTTGGTAGATAACCAAAAAGCCGCTGTTATCAAACATGGACAAAATGGCCACATCGAGTTCAATGCGGGCTTCCTGCAACTGGCTAATCACTATGGGTTTAGCCCTCGCGCCTGTAAGCCTTATCGACCGCAAACGAAAGGCAAAACCGAACGGATGGTGGGCTATGTTAAACACAATTTTTTCACTCGCTACCGTCAGTTTGAGAGTTTCGCTCATGTTAATCAACTGCTAGCGATGTGGCTGGCGAAAGTGGCAGACCAGCGTCATCTTCGTCAATTCAAGCAGACACCGGAAAATCGTTTTGCTGAGGAAAAAATAGCCTTGATGCCACTCCCTGCGACTGATTTCGATACCAGCTACTTCGACCTACGACAAGTGGCATGGGACAGCTATATCGATGTCAGAGGTAATCGCTATAGCGTGCCTTCATTCTGGTGTGGTCGTGCGGTTAATATTCGTATCGGTTTAGATAATACGCTACGTATTTACGGCGATGAGCAACTGCTCGCGACGCATCTCTTGCAGGAGGTAACGCAGGGCTGGCAAAAGGTGCCAGAACATCATCAAGCCCTTTGGCAACAGGTCAATCGAGTAGCGTCTCGTTCGCTCAGTGTGTATGAGGAGCTACTCTGA
- the istB gene encoding IS21-like element helper ATPase IstB: MMEMENLLIRLKMDYLGDALESLCEEATKKALNYREFLQQALAQEWNGRHQKGLESRLKQARLPWIKTLEQFDFTFQPSIDRKIIRELAGLRFVEHHENVILLGPPGVGKTHLAIALAVKAATAGHRVLFMPLDRLCCTLMKAKQENRLERQLQQLCYARVLILDEIGYLPMNREEASLFFRLLSRRYEKASIILTSNKSFTDWGDVFGDHILATAILDRLLHHSTTLNIKGESYRLKNKRKAGMLPIKTTDIIQAPGIETQQEN, from the coding sequence CTGATGGAAATGGAAAACTTGTTGATACGGTTAAAAATGGATTACCTGGGCGATGCGTTGGAGAGTTTATGTGAAGAAGCCACCAAGAAAGCACTGAACTACCGTGAATTTCTCCAGCAGGCATTAGCCCAGGAATGGAACGGGCGTCACCAAAAAGGCTTGGAATCGCGGTTAAAACAAGCACGTTTGCCGTGGATAAAAACCTTGGAGCAATTTGACTTTACTTTCCAACCAAGTATAGACAGGAAAATTATCCGCGAGCTGGCGGGGCTGAGGTTTGTCGAACATCATGAAAACGTCATTTTGTTAGGCCCACCTGGGGTAGGGAAAACGCATTTGGCGATAGCGCTGGCTGTCAAGGCAGCTACAGCTGGGCATCGGGTATTGTTTATGCCTCTGGATAGACTCTGCTGTACCTTAATGAAGGCAAAGCAAGAAAACCGTCTGGAACGCCAACTTCAGCAACTGTGCTATGCCAGGGTATTAATACTGGATGAAATCGGGTATTTACCGATGAATCGCGAAGAAGCTAGCCTATTTTTCAGGTTATTGAGCCGTCGTTATGAAAAGGCGAGCATCATTCTCACATCAAATAAAAGTTTTACTGATTGGGGGGACGTATTCGGTGATCACATTTTAGCAACTGCGATTTTAGACAGGCTTTTACATCATTCAACCACATTGAATATTAAAGGAGAAAGCTACCGACTCAAAAATAAACGCAAAGCAGGCATGTTGCCTATAAAAACGACTGATATTATCCAGGCGCCTGGAATAGAAACCCAACAGGAAAATTAG
- a CDS encoding Fic family protein produces MSPIKKMGDTGQAQLPAGTYGREILNRLLIDLSWASSHLEGNTYSRLDTRQLIEQGMVSQGKAAIETQMILNHKAAIELLVDNAATIRFNRYTLLNLHSTLSENLLPNPADEGRLRQHAVDIGKSVYRPLSVPAKISEILDKVLNKANQISDPFEQSFFVMVHLPYLQPFADVNKHTSRLLGNLPMIRANLCPLTFIDVPEQAYSRAVIGVYEMTRIELLRDLYIWVYERSTQEYLAIKQNLSEPEPLRLMYRNIINQTVREAVIQRVLPTMQN; encoded by the coding sequence GTGTCGCCAATTAAAAAAATGGGGGATACCGGACAAGCTCAACTCCCTGCTGGAACTTATGGTCGTGAGATCCTGAACCGCTTATTGATCGATTTGTCGTGGGCATCGAGTCATCTGGAAGGAAATACCTATTCCCGTTTGGATACCCGACAATTGATCGAACAGGGCATGGTTTCTCAAGGTAAAGCGGCCATTGAAACGCAGATGATCCTGAATCACAAAGCAGCTATAGAGTTGTTAGTCGATAATGCAGCGACTATCCGCTTTAACCGTTATACCTTGCTCAATTTACACAGTACGTTGTCGGAAAATTTGCTGCCAAACCCTGCTGACGAAGGCCGGTTACGTCAACATGCTGTTGATATTGGCAAGAGTGTTTACCGCCCCCTTTCTGTACCCGCAAAAATCAGCGAGATACTTGACAAAGTGCTGAATAAGGCAAATCAGATCAGCGATCCGTTTGAACAATCATTCTTTGTTATGGTTCATCTGCCTTATCTCCAACCTTTTGCAGATGTGAATAAACACACCTCACGTCTGTTGGGCAACCTACCAATGATCCGCGCTAATTTATGCCCTCTGACCTTCATTGATGTACCTGAACAGGCGTACAGTCGTGCGGTTATTGGTGTCTATGAGATGACTCGCATCGAGTTGTTACGTGATCTGTATATCTGGGTCTATGAACGCTCCACACAGGAGTATTTAGCCATCAAACAGAATCTGTCCGAACCCGAGCCCTTACGGTTGATGTATAGAAATATTATTAATCAAACGGTGAGAGAAGCTGTTATCCAGCGAGTGTTACCAACAATGCAAAACTGA
- the istA gene encoding IS21 family transposase → MISKEELMKIQILYKQGLSQRAIARQLGISRNTVKRYLHSKMNEPVYKSRDKSSSLLAPFKSFLHSRIAQAKPVYLSGVVLFRELKELGYTGSLSLLRQYLYLYRGKPTPEPIVRFETEAGKQMQVDWGQMRGGKSPLHAFIAVLGYSRAMMVIFTDNMRYDTLEHCHRLTFDYFQGVPREVWYDNMKTVVVERDAYGEGKHKLMSALMIKDRKLLI, encoded by the coding sequence TTGATTTCAAAAGAAGAACTCATGAAAATTCAGATTTTGTATAAACAGGGGCTGTCACAAAGAGCTATCGCCAGACAACTGGGCATCTCGCGTAATACCGTCAAGCGGTATTTGCACAGCAAGATGAATGAGCCAGTTTATAAATCACGTGATAAGTCGTCTTCATTGCTTGCTCCATTTAAGTCGTTTCTGCACTCCCGTATTGCACAAGCGAAACCGGTGTATCTCTCCGGTGTCGTGTTATTTAGGGAACTTAAAGAATTAGGCTATACCGGTAGCTTGTCGTTATTACGTCAGTATTTGTATCTGTATCGTGGCAAACCTACACCAGAGCCCATCGTGCGTTTTGAAACCGAAGCCGGCAAGCAAATGCAAGTCGACTGGGGTCAAATGCGGGGAGGTAAATCTCCCCTTCATGCCTTTATCGCTGTCTTGGGCTATAGCCGAGCGATGATGGTGATATTCACTGATAACATGCGATACGACACACTTGAGCACTGTCATCGACTCACCTTTGATTACTTCCAGGGCGTGCCCCGTGAAGTCTGGTACGACAATATGAAAACGGTGGTGGTGGAGCGTGATGCTTATGGTGAAGGCAAGCATAAGCTTATGTCAGCGCTAATGATAAAAGACCGTAAATTGCTAATTTAA
- the istB gene encoding IS21-like element helper ATPase IstB: MMEMENLLIRLKMDYLGDALESLCEEATKKALNYREFLQQALAQEWNGRHQKGLESRLKQARLPWIKTLEQFDFTFQPSIDRKIIRELAGLRFVEHHENVILLGPPGVGKTHLAIALAVKAATAGHRVLFMPLDRLCCTLMKAKQENRLERQLQQLCYARVLILDEIGYLPMNREEASLFFRLLSRRYEKASIILTSNKSFTDWGDVFGDHILATAILDRLLHHSTTLNIKGESYRLKNKRKAGMLPIKTTDIIQAPGIETQQEN, from the coding sequence CTGATGGAAATGGAAAACTTGTTGATACGGTTAAAAATGGATTACCTGGGCGATGCGTTGGAGAGTTTATGTGAAGAAGCCACCAAGAAAGCACTGAACTACCGTGAATTTCTCCAGCAGGCATTAGCCCAGGAATGGAACGGGCGTCACCAAAAAGGCTTGGAATCGCGGTTAAAACAAGCACGTTTGCCGTGGATAAAAACCTTGGAGCAATTTGACTTTACTTTCCAACCAAGTATAGACAGGAAAATTATCCGCGAGCTGGCGGGGCTGAGGTTTGTCGAACATCATGAAAACGTCATTTTGTTAGGCCCACCTGGGGTAGGGAAAACGCATTTGGCGATAGCGCTGGCTGTCAAGGCAGCTACAGCTGGGCATCGGGTATTGTTTATGCCTCTGGATAGACTCTGCTGTACCTTAATGAAGGCAAAGCAAGAAAACCGTCTGGAACGCCAACTTCAGCAACTGTGCTATGCCAGGGTATTAATACTGGATGAAATCGGGTATTTACCGATGAATCGCGAAGAAGCTAGCCTATTTTTCAGGTTATTGAGCCGTCGTTATGAAAAGGCGAGCATCATTCTCACATCAAATAAAAGTTTTACTGATTGGGGGGACGTATTCGGTGATCACATTTTAGCAACTGCGATTTTAGACAGGCTTTTACATCATTCAACCACATTGAATATTAAAGGAGAAAGCTATCGACTCAAAAATAAACGCAAAGCAGGCATGTTGCCTATAAAAACGACTGATATTATCCAGGCGCCTGGAATAGAAACCCAACAGGAAAATTAG
- the istB gene encoding IS21-like element helper ATPase IstB codes for MNLQLSRIGELTSALQLPGIDANACDLAQQAAQQEWDYLTFLEQALQCEKRSRHQRKQHMFTRMAGFPSLKTLEDFDFTFATGVPKKQVIELASLSFIERQENVVMLGPSGVGKTHIAIALGYKAVQAGIKTRFISASDLILQLATAQRQDNYKQVMQRAVQAPRLLIIDEIGYLPFTVHEAKLLFDVIAKRYEKASVILTSNLPFGQWGQVFANDTALTSAMLDRVLHHSHILQIKGESYRIKEKKQAGLMDKPKQ; via the coding sequence ATGAACCTGCAATTATCCCGTATTGGAGAACTTACCTCAGCGCTGCAACTGCCGGGGATTGATGCAAATGCCTGCGATTTAGCCCAGCAAGCGGCGCAACAAGAGTGGGATTACCTGACTTTCCTGGAGCAGGCTCTGCAGTGTGAGAAGCGTTCACGCCATCAACGTAAACAGCATATGTTCACCCGAATGGCTGGATTCCCCAGCCTGAAAACGCTGGAGGACTTTGATTTTACCTTCGCCACTGGAGTGCCAAAAAAACAGGTCATTGAGTTAGCATCGTTGTCATTTATTGAACGTCAGGAGAATGTGGTGATGTTGGGGCCATCAGGAGTGGGCAAGACCCATATCGCAATAGCACTGGGTTACAAAGCGGTACAGGCAGGAATCAAAACCCGTTTTATCAGTGCATCTGACTTAATTCTGCAACTGGCCACAGCGCAGCGACAAGACAACTATAAACAGGTCATGCAGCGCGCTGTACAGGCACCCAGGTTGCTAATTATCGATGAAATCGGCTATCTGCCTTTTACCGTACATGAAGCCAAATTGCTGTTTGATGTTATTGCCAAACGCTATGAAAAAGCTTCAGTGATATTAACGAGCAACTTGCCTTTTGGTCAGTGGGGACAAGTCTTTGCAAACGATACAGCACTCACCTCGGCCATGTTAGACCGGGTACTACACCACTCACATATCTTGCAAATCAAAGGAGAAAGCTATCGTATTAAAGAAAAGAAACAAGCCGGACTAATGGATAAACCCAAACAGTAG
- a CDS encoding TA system antitoxin ParD family protein → MAIPLKLSNELVDMARPRAVAEHRSIPKQIEYWARLGKVVEDNPELPVQFIKSTLLATAEADAGQLSEYHIGV, encoded by the coding sequence ATGGCAATCCCATTGAAATTATCCAATGAACTAGTAGATATGGCCAGGCCGCGCGCCGTTGCTGAACATCGATCCATTCCAAAACAGATCGAATATTGGGCGCGTCTCGGGAAGGTGGTTGAGGATAATCCAGAACTACCCGTTCAATTTATCAAGAGCACGCTGCTCGCTACTGCTGAGGCAGATGCGGGTCAACTGTCTGAATACCACATTGGTGTGTGA
- a CDS encoding type II toxin-antitoxin system RelE/ParE family toxin, whose product MALKILSTPTFNRVVKKMHARDKKVVDQVVMEITAAPTIGKEKKGDLAGVFVFKFKINKQETLLAYRLLPDKKKPQEVVLLNIGSHENFYTIMKR is encoded by the coding sequence ATGGCGTTGAAGATTCTTAGCACACCAACGTTTAATCGCGTTGTTAAAAAAATGCATGCACGCGATAAAAAAGTGGTCGATCAGGTTGTCATGGAGATTACTGCTGCTCCTACCATCGGTAAAGAAAAAAAAGGCGATTTAGCAGGCGTGTTTGTTTTCAAGTTCAAAATCAACAAACAGGAAACTTTACTGGCATATCGACTTTTGCCAGATAAAAAGAAACCGCAAGAGGTTGTCTTGCTTAACATTGGTTCTCATGAGAACTTTTACACCATCATGAAACGGTAA